In Sebastes fasciatus isolate fSebFas1 chromosome 8, fSebFas1.pri, whole genome shotgun sequence, the DNA window ACCATACAGAGTCTGcaggtacgcacacacacacacacacacacacacacacacacacacacacacacgcatacacagacacacacacacacacgtgttgtCATATGAATACGTTTTATCTGTTACAGATTCTGACAGCTTTAAAAGCGTTTGTgttcaaagaagaagaagttattGACAGTTTTTGACATCATCAGAAAAAGGAGGATTACTTCTGTTAAATATACATGTCGATTTAGGAATGTAGTTTTTgatgagaagaagaaacagtCAAAGTTCTCTTGCTGAAAATCTGAAACCATCAACAGTTAAATCAGAGCACTGAGACGAGGAACATGTTCAGTGTGAAGGTTGTATGTGATGTGCTGAGTGATGGCACTTCTCttattgtgtgcatgtgttcctGCAGGAGGCGGGTTCTCAGCAGCTGAAGACGGATGTTGATCTCGGCTGTAACTTCTTCGTCCAGGCTGAAGTGTAAGCTGCCGATCAATAACTCTGATAGTCGCTTATTGATACTGATCAATCACAAACTGTATTACTGAGTGTGACAGAGGGAGCCTGTTTTAAGCCCGTctcacctcttcttcttcttctgtcaggGAGGATTCGTCCAGGATCTTCGTGGCGGTCGGCTACGGCTTCTTTGTGGAGATGAACCACGACGAAGCTCTGCGATTCATCGACAAGAAGACGAGTCAACTCACAGCGTCAGTTCATCATCAcgagacagaaaacacaaaccattctttcttcttctgtggttttaTACCTGCAGcaagttaaaaacaacaacaacagcactgaCTTCACACGTTTGAGGTCTCAGctagaatttaaaataaagttttgtgactTTGAACAAAGTTTATTTCTGCAGATAAAGTTTcagtgaaaagaaaaagagacttCAGGGAAACGTCCTAGTGTGTTAGCTCGACGCTAGCTGTGTCCATTGTTGTGAAGGAGAGATGCTAACTGTGCTAACATTGTGTGTTTCAGCTTCACGGAGCAGCTCACCAAAGACTCTGCTAAGATTAAAGCCAACATCCGCATGGTGCTGGAGGTCAGTTTGTTCTGctcatcttcatcttccaaTGTCTTCTTTACATTATTGATTAATACACTGTTCTTTTTTCACTTAGCTAATCTCTTCTCttgaatgaaaataaatattgatcagataataataaatatattaatgtaaataaatattttactgatattttctaaaaaatttcagaattttttacaaatattttttggaaAATGTACTGatgttttgggatattttaccatttttttctaatattttctgATGTATTACTAAGaatttttactaatatttttcggatatttttttaatacttttcggatattttacaaatagttttaatattttcggatattttactaatatatttttgatatattACTACTGTATTACTTTTCAGATACTTTCTGATtttcacaaatatttatttgatatttcactaatatttttctgatattttcagaatattttgctgatatttttatgatattttactatttgttttctgacattttcatagtttttttgaatattttactcatttttttctgaaattttatttCAGATCTGAGgctttgctttgtttatttaaaaataaatttgtttatttaaaaataaaattgcagCTTCCTGCAggtattttattgtgaaaagtgaCCAGATTTCTGCAGGAGATGCTGGGTCTGAGCTCCTGATATTCTACCTGAACCAGCAGTTCCCAAAGTGATGATAAATTACACTTTATAACTAATATAATCTGCCATACTGCTCAGTGGCAGTATGGCAGATTTATTCTCATACCCatcatgtaaataaataaagtgtaatatatataaataaacatgtaaacagacaggaagtggagcCTGATGGGGCTCAGACTTCCTGAacttttcactgcttatttgaTCAACTTTACATCAAACTAATCCATCATTTGACTTAATATTGATAATATTAATGATCAGTTAATGAACCGATCCTTTGAAGCAATAATCACTGAATGAGGTGTCagactctgattggctgctgtcttttccttttcctcagGGTCTGAGGGAGCTGCAGGGAATGACCGACCTGCCAGAGAGCAGAAGAAGAGAAGTTTTCTAGACGAGCGGAGGACGTTCAGATTCTTGACCTGTTGATGACACGTCTATTAAAACTGCTGCTGAAAAAGACTGAAGCTTCATTCAGACAGGAGGAGGTGTTAACTCTTCGTTCAGGACATTGTAACCATGGTGACATGTTATTATGGTCTGTAGTAGACAAGGACACTCAGCAGGACAAAGACAAAAGCCTCCACAGGGGGGCGCCGGAGAGTTGAGAGCAAGGCAAAGATCCGGCAGGAGGTGAATCAGAGTAaaaactctcctcctcctcctcctcctccttctcctccgctTCTTCACATGAAACACATGTTGATATGATTCAGAGTGACTTCCTCTTCCCCAGGATATCATCATCTCTGATGTCCAGCACAATAAACGTCCAGAAATCCATTAGAAATCACAGAGAAaataagttttcttcagtatcacagtgatccagtgatagttgtctgttCATCCACGGGGACACTGAGACAGGAGCTGATCACAGATCACTCTGTTGATGGAGACACTGTGACTACATGGAAACTAATATCGACTAATAATCACTACAGACCATCTGATGAGCTTTACTGGGTctatctctcctcctctacagATGTCCAGCTAGTCTGAGTGGAGCTACAGGCTGAATTCTACTCCTGTAACGGACCTGTCTCCAGAATCAGACTGTTGGGCTGTAAAGGAAGTAGCTGTAgatcttcaaaataatgtcacAGGAAGTGACTGATGTTTGTCATGAATATATTAATGTTGTGAATCTGTTGAAGACCTTTTTAATGTGGAGGTTTTGTCAAACTTCTAAAATGACACcagaaaaactaaaatattctGAACCTTTTTGACTTGTGACCCTTTAAAATGAATCATATCTACAGTTTATTCAGGACTTTAAATACTGTGGTTTAAATCTGAATGAACTGAGTTTTAATTGGATGTTGGTGATGGTCACACCTgctgtttgtctctttgttcTTACGAAGCTGTTCCACTTCTGCAGATGTTCACTCCTCTAACAAAGAgccattttgtgttgttttgtaagATTAAATttcaaataatataaaattattttaataatacaatCAAAACTTTcgaaatctctttttttttaaagtatcttTATTGGTTTTAACTTTAAGAGCAACtcattttacacaaataaatacataaataattaaatagaaaaatacatgaatatattttaataaacaagaaaataattaagtTATAAAATAGttataaattaacaaaaattaAGAAAGGAAATCTCTTTAAATTGTTGTTGATCATGTTTGAACACCGAAACAAAGAGCTGAGGAGGAGTCGGTCAGTCAGCGCTGTGTTTCTAAACAGGCTCTTTGTCCACGTTGACGTGTGTCTTATGAGATGTAATTATCAGTTTGAGTGTGTGAGTAGATGTGATGAATAATTGGAGATCATACTCCAAGCAGAGCATGAAAATGGATCATTCATTCTTAGATTATAGAAACGTATTAGGCCTACTGTCAGTGAAAGCAATAGGTCATAAAGTTATAAAACATAATTATCGAggtgttataataataataataataataactaataagaaGACATGTGGAAAGATGATTATTATTCCAATCAGAGGGAGctttaattaatataaatatatatataaatacgaTGCTGTTGAGTTCAGTAGTAATAAAGACATTCAGCTCAGCTGCTCTGAGAGCTGCTTCTTCAACAACAGGGAgcctgttgccatggaaactgGATGCTAAATAGAGGCAGTGGCGTAAAGAAGCTGAGAGATGACTCTTGAAATagactcccacacacacacacacacacacacacacacacacacagaaagcccTCCTGTGTTCGGATGTCAGATAAAGGAAAACGTGACGCTGACTGAACGACTGCAGCTGATTCACTGCTGACACAGTTTTTATGGAGTCCTGGTAGGATGAGAGGACAACACGAGCTTCATGAGCACATTGAGTTTCTGACTTTTTAAGCTGTTTCTTTAAAAGGTTGACAAAGCAGAACAATAGTTATTAAAACATTGAAGGTTGAAAAAAGATTTCTTctacattaaatatataattttttaaatattaaatcgatctgttttatattaaatatatttattttaaattaaatatatcagttctatattaaatatattagctatatattaaatatatctttttatattaaatatatcagTTCTATATTAAATAtctcttttttatatcaaacatacttgtttttatattaaatgtatcacttttatattaaatatatttattttgtattaaatatatcagttttataataaatatctctttttatattaaatctatttgttttatattaaatatatcagttctatataaaatatatatttttaattaaatatatttgttttgtattaaatatatcagttatatattaaatatatatattttttagattaaatagttttgttttatattaaatatatcagTTCTATATCAagtctatttttttaattaaatctatttgttttgtattaaatatatcagttctatattaaatatatatatttttttatattaaatagttttgttttatattaaatatatcagTTCTatataaaatctattttttaaattaaatctattttttttttattaaatatacttgtgtttaatcaaattgatcttttatatatattactttTACATCGAGGTGGAAACTAAATGTTGATAAATGTGCACTGTCCCTCGTAAATagatagttttattttgaaatccatCACCAGAAGTGTGATTGTTTGAATGGCGGGTAACCTGACCGAGGTGTAAAGTAGTGTGGAGGCGTTCAGCCAAACAGGAAGAAACTGGGAAAACACACCGAAGAGACCGAAGAGACGGAGCACTACAGTAGGCTGAACTACCAGCAAACTACCGGGCGGATTTTACCAACCACTTTTCTCTCAGCCTCGGAGGACTGTGGACGGTCTACTGGTAACTCCAGTCCGCAGTGAGACGCGCTGTCTGGGGGCTGAGACaccagcaggaggaagaggaggaggaggaggagggggctgtcagcaggctaggctaggctaggctaggctaggctaggctaacagcTTCAGCCCCCAGAACACCCTGAACTTGGAGAAactttatgaataaataataggCGTTTAATCATCGACGGTTCCGGAGACTTCTGAcgagataaaaaagaaaagaaagatacAAAACAATTTTACCGCCAAAAAACAAGTGTTAGCCTGCTAGCATTGCTAGTTAGCCAGCTAGCATTGCTAgttagcagctaggtggctaaCTAGCTCCCATCAGTGATTGTCAACACATCCACGCTCTGACAGCAGACATGTAACGTTAACACATCTCTTCATCCTCTTTACATACTGAACtcatattgtttttatgttaacaCAAAGTTATATTAGACATTAATTAACATCATATTAATTATCACTAAGTTATGTGCGGCTAAACGGTCTGAAATCTCTTGTTTCtaccagtgtgtgtttgtttttgacggtGGTTCTCCGGCTAGAGCTGAACTTTTAATTTCTCCGGTGCTGTTGCTGTTGGGTGAGTGTGTTGCTGTTATCATGGAGGCTCTGGAGCCtggcagcggcagcagcagcagctcggagCGGTTACATAACGCCGGCAGGTCGCGGAAGAAGCTGCTGAAcgtcgcctcctcctcctcagcctcctcAGCCCGGCTCTGACagctgagacaaaaaaaaaccaacacacatacagacagacaggcagaaagacagacacacagacaacacaacaaacaagcAACCGGCAGCATGGAGGAGGATGAGTGAGCCTGACACCGACACACAGCACGGGACATTTCACTGAAGATGGATTCAAACCCGCTGATAAACGGTGAGAGATGCTGCTGATGGAGCTGCTGCATgctgtgtttacatgctgcagctgtgtgtgtgtgtgtgtgtgtctgtgtgtgtgtgcgcgctgtgtctctgtgtgtgtgttgcagcagcacTGCGTGTGTTTCTGCAGTTTGGAGggaatcagcagcagcagcaacagcgtTGCAACAGGTGTGTGGAAGCTGCTGAGGCCTGCAGCAGcctgcagctctgtgtgtgtgtgtgtgtgtgtgttgaagcaGGTATTATCATGACTGAATGGCATGCTGGTTTGTTGTCATGCAGCCTGTAGAAACTTGCAGCCTGAGAACTAGTCACTCACTGAAACACCTTAACCAGGTGTAGCCAGGATCCTAAAGATAAGTTAGGTCATAACCAAAGTCACCAAAAGTAGATTCTCCAAAATGTATGATTTCTATCTTGTGTTTAGTTAACCGTTcattttacagtatattgtctatatttaatgtttatatattattcaatatattcaatttCCCCAAATtagattagggatgcaccgatcggATATTGGgttgatactgactcaaataccTAGATCAGaaatcggtgacaatggggccgatctattcaatttagctttatgtttatatactatgtacattatacacttgaattgtaattcctgttaattttgaagattctTTTACCAAGTTCTTGGTGTAcgatgttattattttaatgatgaaTAACACTTCAGTAAGTTAAGAGCTTCAGCtaacatttgttttcattatcgataaatctaacaattatttttttcaattagtATTAGGtctgtcaatggattaaaatatttaattacgattaattgcgaattaatcaaatttttgtatctgttcaaaatgtaccttaaagtaagatttgtcaagtatttaatactcttatcagcatgggagtggacaaatatactgctttatgaaaatgtatgtatatattatttattattggaaatctattaataacacaaaacaaaaacaaatattgtccagaaaccttcacaggtactgcatttagcataaaatatatgctcaaatcataacatggcaaactcaaggccaacaggcaacaacagctgtcagtgtgtcgtaCAAAAagtcgtctctagctctcccgtcagctccattctctttatacatccatggtcagctccatcggggccgtttgaatgcatttaacataaatgtcagtatatgggtgctttACATTTGTCGCAtcagccgatttgaccacggagatgagggtgacggccggcttgaccgcacgttaccgcaatatgataacgtttcctatccatgacagagttagtatgcagctttagccgtgatgtcaaCCTCTACTTTTCCTACAATGTGTGAaaaccaaagtgtttccataatTTACTGGacgtgtagtgtttaccactttggatttaaaatgtgagggtgcaggtcgtattcacacggaccctccgccgttttctactttctcgtctcggctcactgcggtttgttttggttgaaagatacggaacggatatgacatcacgttattcagactacaacaataaaagcggtaacttccttctccctccacatagactcaaatgaagcaaataaaaaatcgcgatacatatgCAAATCGATATTTTTTCACCAACCTTAGAAGGTGGGTCTAGTTTTTTCCGCTTCTAAAGCAAAAGCTCAATTATTGTAAATCACAGAAATTTGGCACAGTTTTGCTCAAAGTTTTTCGATACCGTGTTGGACCATCATCATTCGGTCAGTGTCTGATGGCACCATTTTCCCATGAAGAGCTGCACGACATGAAGAAAATATGCTATAACGTTATTGAATATTGCTGATAcacaataacaatattacttCAAATTAGTGttggaaattattttttttgtccacctgccactgtggctggtggacTCCAAAATCTACTAGCCACTCAaaagatacttttttttttgctggtgAGGGGAGGAAATCTAGCAGCTACTTTTActatattttaccagcatttggctggtggctggtgctaatttccgaCCCTGCTTCCAATATTAAAGTGCACTCAGTTCTGTCTTTGTGCTGCGTTCAGTACTGCTCGTggaatttgaaaaaataaaaggcaattatttcaacatttttgttGAAGAAGAACTTAACTCAAAAGGCACCAATAAAAGGAAtgataattacattttaaagactGATACTCTCTTTCAACTAGTGCAATATCACAGTCTTTCGTGATGTGTTTATCGCACAAGTTGACATCGCGATGACGATAGGGCTGGGCACAAtatattgctttttttaataGCAGCCCTAATAACGTGTTAATATTTCACACAGTAATCAATAAAAGGGTTAGTattgaaactgttttttttttttttattattattgaaccTCGGGTACCAAAATGTCAGCCTCATTACAGACGTGATGCCGACTGTTATCATGGAGACAGGTTGAAGTCAGTGATGTAATATTCACACGTTGTCATGGCAACACTGACGCACTCTGATGTGAGTGTTGAATAGTGTTGTGAGATGTGACATGTTTGTGATGTGAATCAGGAAGGACTGATGGGGGTCACAGTAGTGTCAGTACTTTGAGTAGTATTACAGACTGTAGTGTCTTCTGGCTGTTGCTGAGttttgattgactgattgacagACGGATGTCAGGACGCAGAGAAACCACAGTGGAACAGGACGTGATCAGGAAACCACACTCTTCTTCTCTGGTGGAGAAAGTGGTTTGGTTCTTCCTCTCTGACTGTCTCCGTTCTGTGTTAACCATTTAAAAAACTACACCTGTTCAGGATATTGTTTGAGACTTGATTTGACTGAAACGTTAGAGTTCACTTCAGAGTTTAAAGGATAATTCAGTTTATTTTAACTTGGTGGATTTCCCATAAATGTGTCTGTTGTGGCTCTATGGGTCGTGGTATCTCCACCTCTGACCAACACATTATCAATATCATGATTATATACCAGAATATAAAACTACACGACAGTTTAATCAGAAGAAACAGGCCTGAATATAACTGATGGAGGATAAATCAGACTGAAACTACCAGCTCAAGGTCTGTTGGAAGAACATAATCCAATGATTTGTGAGTTAAACGTTAAGATCTATAACTGAACAAAAAGCAAGCCCaatctttatatattttgtggGAATGtcctttaatttcattataatgGCACAGAATCTGTTGTGACATTGGAAATAGAAGTTGAtgaaataatctttaaaataagttttgttGGATTGTAATAATCAGTGAAATAAACTGTAACCTTTACCTTAAAGGAATTTCACTTTTTCATGTTAATTCCTGAGAGTTAGAAGAACAGATTGACACAGCTCTCGTCATTGTTAAAAacagatataacatgttaatcagctttagaggtgctggtaggtggattttgttccctttggacagaaccaggctcgcagtttccccccgtttccagtctttgtgctaagctaagctaaccagttactggctgtagcttcatatttatcgtACAGAATAATAGGATGTGagcattttataaaatatttgaataaaataaaccaTGTATATTAGGGCTATAATATGTCAGATGCATATTAAATCAGTTTTTGAGTCAGAAGAGTTTCTAATATAATTGCTGTTGCTTGTAGCTGTGGTTGTTGTGGTCAGCTCCCAGTGTGAAGTGAATCATACTGGGAGCTCAGAGCAAATAAACAATACACAGACTGTAGCTTTTGTTGTACAGAGGCCTGGAGGACTGCTGCACCCAGTCATGGTTTTctgtctcctgtgtgtgtgtgataaaccTGCAGAGACCAGGTTCAGGTGTGCTCTGATCTGGTTCTGTCCTCTGggtcagacaggaagtaaagGAGGCCTCTACTGAAGCATCTACTGTGTCATTACTGAGCACACAGAAAAAGACAGTCAAATCCAATAGAACA includes these proteins:
- the uxt gene encoding protein UXT isoform X2 — its product is MSLPVDANANATVDQKVLQYENFINEVLKRDLQKVLEQRDSVYEKISQYLQLKNTIQSLQEAGSQQLKTDVDLGCNFFVQAEVEDSSRIFVAVGYGFFVEMNHDEALRFIDKKTSQLTAFTEQLTKDSAKIKANIRMVLEGLRELQGMTDLPESRRREVF
- the uxt gene encoding protein UXT isoform X1, whose product is MDPSCWLATQFRCNSVAIPSKCAKTERFRQKVNTGIFRLTVKVLEQRDSVYEKISQYLQLKNTIQSLQEAGSQQLKTDVDLGCNFFVQAEVEDSSRIFVAVGYGFFVEMNHDEALRFIDKKTSQLTAFTEQLTKDSAKIKANIRMVLEGLRELQGMTDLPESRRREVF